Proteins from a genomic interval of Hippocampus zosterae strain Florida chromosome 14, ASM2543408v3, whole genome shotgun sequence:
- the LOC127615234 gene encoding cell cycle control protein 50A-like has product MMASSYNAKEEDGHHSGPSSHGGAGAVKSKKPDNTAFKQQRLPAWQPILTAGTVLPAFFVIGLIFIPIGIGLYVTSNNIKEFEIDYTGVDVSSPCFSCAKNYSWDSTTPCTCSVNFTLEQPFESNVFMYYGLSNFYQNHRRYVKSRDDSQLNGDRSALTNPSKECEPYRTSEGQPIAPCGAIANSLFNDTLVLYHVDSNGTKISIPLAKKGIAWWTDKHVKFRNPGGNDNLTIAFQGTNKPVNWRKPVFELDPDDRDNNGFINEDFIVWMRTAALPTFRKLYRIIQKKSSSTPTLASGRYILEIAYNYPVLSFDGRKRMILSTISWMGGKNPFLGIAYITVGSICFFLGVVLLIIHHKYDSRNSSADIPN; this is encoded by the exons ATGATGGCGTCGAGCTACAACGCTAAGGAAGAAGACGGCCACCACTCAGGCCCCTCTAGTCATGGCGGCGCAGGGGCCGTGAAAAGCAAGAAACCGGACAACACGGCGTTTAAACAACAGAGACTACCTGCTTGGCAGCCGATCTTGACGGCTGGAACCGTGCTCCCTGCGTTCTTCGTCATCGGTCTCATTTTCATCCCCATCGGTATCGGCCTGTATGTAACGTCAAACAACATCAAGGAGTTCGAG attgATTACACCGGTGTGGATGTTTCGAGCCCATGCTTTAGCTGTGCCAAAAACTACAGCTGGGACAGCACAACTCCCTGCACGTGCTCTGTGAATTTCACTTTGGAGCAGCCTTTCGAG AGCAACGTCTTCATGTACTATGGCTTATCCAACTTCTATCAGAACCACAGGCGCTATGTGAAATCCAGGGATGATAGCCAGCTGAATGGGGACCGCTCTGCTTTGACG AATCCTAGCAAAGAATGTGAGCCTTATCGTACCAGCGAAGGCCAACCTATTGCTCCTTGCGGGGCCATAGCTAATAGCCTATTTAATG aCACCCTGGTTCTCTATCATGTTGACTCCAATGGCACCAAAATCAGCATCCCTCTGGCAAAGAAAGGCATTGCTTGGTGGACAGACAAGCATGTGAAGTTTAGGAATCCTGGTGGAAACGACAACCTTACCATTGCATTTCAGG GGACTAACAAGCCAGTGAACTGGAGAAAGCCGGTGTTTGAGCTGGACCCAGACGACCGTGATAACAATGGCTTCATCAATGAGGACTTCATTGTGTGGATGCGCACAGCCGCCTTACCCACTTTCCGCAAGCTTTATAGGATCATCCAAAAGAAGTCGAGCTCAACACCGACGCTAGCTAGCGGCAGATACATCTTGGAGATCGCTTACA ATTACCCGGTCCTGAGTTTTGACGGTCGCAAGCGAATGATCTTGAGCACCATCTCCTGGATGGGAGGGAAGAACCCTTTCCTGGGTATAGCCTACATCACCGTGGGCTCCATTTGCTTTTTCCTGGGCGTGGTTCTGCTCATCATCCATCACAAATATGACTCGCGCAATAGCAGCGCAGATATTCCGAACTAG